Proteins found in one Nocardia brasiliensis ATCC 700358 genomic segment:
- a CDS encoding terpene synthase family protein has product MSVDAGQAVEGLRIPFPSARNPRTELVRKPHRDWIDTMGIAPAATADIGADLPLIIGRLYPHAGVDDLALVTDWNCWGFLYDDEFNGRLGTLPGAVAASVEGMIEIICAPATFQEASEVPLTRALADMMRRFRGSASAIWFHRFSEHFAAGLTGFAHHAAARATGGSTSIEDYLAHRRLDIVSDPLLDFIELTDDCELSPVVHTSPEMLRLRRAALDIIIMINDVFSYEKELRCGDTENAVAVLERSTGLTHEDATARAIEIANQNILVLVEATETLPAALRKLDADLDQIDRALRFLTGIQTVVKATYDIHLESARYTAG; this is encoded by the coding sequence ATGTCGGTGGACGCAGGACAAGCAGTCGAGGGTCTGCGCATTCCCTTCCCCAGCGCCCGCAACCCGCGAACAGAGCTGGTCCGTAAGCCGCATCGGGATTGGATCGACACCATGGGGATCGCCCCTGCGGCGACCGCGGACATCGGTGCCGACCTGCCGCTCATCATCGGCCGTCTCTATCCACACGCCGGTGTAGACGATCTGGCCCTGGTCACCGACTGGAATTGCTGGGGCTTTCTCTACGACGACGAATTCAACGGCCGTCTGGGCACCTTGCCTGGGGCGGTGGCAGCCTCAGTCGAAGGCATGATCGAGATCATCTGCGCACCAGCTACTTTCCAAGAAGCTTCCGAGGTGCCGTTGACTCGGGCGCTCGCCGACATGATGCGCCGATTCCGGGGCAGCGCGTCGGCGATCTGGTTCCATCGATTCAGCGAACACTTCGCTGCGGGCCTTACCGGTTTCGCCCATCACGCCGCCGCTCGCGCGACGGGCGGATCAACCAGTATCGAGGACTACCTCGCCCATCGACGACTCGATATAGTGTCCGACCCGCTGCTGGATTTCATCGAACTGACCGACGACTGCGAACTATCGCCGGTAGTGCACACCAGCCCGGAGATGCTTCGCCTGCGCCGCGCAGCATTGGACATCATCATCATGATCAACGACGTCTTCTCCTACGAAAAGGAACTCCGCTGCGGCGACACGGAGAATGCGGTAGCCGTCCTGGAACGATCGACCGGGCTCACCCACGAAGACGCGACAGCCCGCGCGATCGAGATCGCAAACCAAAATATCCTCGTCCTAGTCGAAGCCACAGAGACCCTGCCGGCCGCATTGCGCAAACTCGACGCCGACCTCGACCAGATCGACCGAGCCCTGCGGTTCCTCACCGGAATTCAGACCGTGGTGAAGGCGACATACGACATCCACCTCGAAAGCGCCCGATACACCGCCGGATAG
- a CDS encoding cytochrome c oxidase assembly protein, producing the protein MSSALDPSASPDLESNRPAATYAVVIALSAAIAAMVAALVVGLSAAQALSLLGIPDPGALTTYGLPAVRALADLSAALTVGSLLFAAFMVPPQASGLLDVGGYRAMRRASNFALLWACCAALLIPLTVSDTTGQPVRDTLDPVGLWRAIDQIELAGAWRTTVLFALIVAVGARLALRWGWTPVLFGAAIATMMPLALTGHSSSGGAHDVATNSLILHLVSAAVWVGGLFALLAHARRGGAHTDLAARRFSLTATFAFVTIGVSGVINSWVRVPWDELFTSTYGRLVLAKAAALVLLGLFGYAQRRAALPALAADPKDRGALIRFAGVEVLVFAATMGLAVGLGRTPPPPPTSIPTPAEVELGYNLAGPPTVARMLFDWRFDLIFGTLAIVLAIGYLLGVRRLRARGDAWPIGRTIAWLSGCVVLLLATSSGVGRYAPAMFSVHMGAHMALSMLAPILFALGGVVTLALRALPPAGRGGAPGPREWILAAVHNPVSRFLTHPIVASVIFVGGFYALYLGGIFDTFADSHGAHLLMNLHFLLSGYLFYWVVIGIDPKPRQVEPLTKLAMVFGSLPFHAFFGIALMSMTTVLGGWFYRGLGLGWNGDLLGDQRTGGSLAWASGEVPLVVVMLALLIQWSRSDKRLAQRTDRAADRDHDADLAAHNAMFAELAKRDRGTQKSAGDPAQP; encoded by the coding sequence ATGTCGTCTGCGCTGGACCCGTCCGCTTCCCCCGATCTGGAAAGCAACCGGCCGGCGGCGACATACGCAGTGGTGATCGCGCTTTCCGCGGCGATCGCCGCGATGGTCGCGGCACTCGTGGTGGGTCTGTCCGCGGCGCAGGCGCTGAGTTTGCTCGGCATTCCGGATCCCGGCGCGTTGACCACCTACGGGCTGCCCGCGGTGCGCGCGCTCGCGGATCTGTCCGCGGCGTTGACCGTCGGCTCGCTGCTGTTCGCCGCCTTCATGGTGCCGCCGCAGGCGAGCGGGTTGCTGGACGTCGGCGGCTATCGCGCGATGCGGCGCGCCTCGAACTTCGCGCTGCTCTGGGCTTGCTGTGCGGCGCTGCTGATTCCGCTGACCGTGTCCGACACCACAGGACAACCGGTGCGCGACACGCTGGACCCGGTGGGTCTGTGGCGGGCGATCGATCAGATCGAGCTGGCGGGCGCGTGGCGCACGACGGTGCTGTTCGCGTTGATCGTCGCGGTCGGTGCGCGGCTCGCATTGCGCTGGGGGTGGACGCCGGTGCTGTTCGGCGCGGCGATCGCCACGATGATGCCGCTCGCGCTGACCGGTCATTCGTCCTCGGGCGGCGCGCACGACGTAGCCACCAACAGCCTGATCCTGCATCTGGTTTCGGCCGCGGTGTGGGTCGGCGGACTGTTCGCGCTGCTGGCGCATGCCCGTCGGGGCGGCGCGCACACGGATCTGGCCGCGCGCCGCTTTTCGCTGACCGCCACCTTCGCGTTCGTCACGATCGGGGTGAGCGGGGTGATCAACTCGTGGGTCCGGGTGCCCTGGGACGAGCTGTTCACCAGTACTTACGGCAGGTTGGTGCTGGCGAAGGCGGCGGCGCTGGTGCTGCTCGGCCTGTTCGGTTACGCGCAACGCCGCGCCGCGCTGCCCGCGCTGGCCGCGGACCCGAAAGACCGCGGCGCACTGATCCGGTTCGCCGGAGTCGAGGTGCTGGTGTTCGCCGCGACGATGGGTCTCGCGGTGGGCCTCGGCCGGACGCCGCCGCCCCCGCCCACCAGCATCCCCACGCCTGCGGAGGTGGAGCTGGGCTACAACCTGGCCGGGCCGCCGACGGTCGCGCGCATGCTGTTCGACTGGCGCTTCGACCTGATCTTCGGCACGTTGGCGATCGTCCTCGCGATCGGATATCTGCTCGGCGTACGCAGGCTGCGGGCCCGCGGCGACGCCTGGCCGATCGGGCGGACCATCGCCTGGCTGTCCGGTTGTGTGGTGTTGCTGCTGGCCACCTCGTCCGGGGTGGGTCGGTACGCGCCGGCGATGTTCAGCGTGCACATGGGCGCGCATATGGCACTGTCTATGCTGGCGCCGATCCTGTTCGCGCTCGGCGGCGTGGTGACACTGGCGTTGCGCGCCTTGCCGCCCGCGGGGCGCGGTGGGGCACCGGGACCGCGCGAGTGGATCCTGGCCGCGGTGCACAACCCGGTGTCGCGGTTCCTGACCCACCCCATCGTGGCTTCGGTGATCTTCGTCGGCGGGTTCTATGCGCTGTACCTCGGCGGGATCTTCGACACCTTTGCGGATTCCCATGGGGCGCATCTGCTGATGAACCTGCACTTCCTGCTCAGCGGCTACCTGTTCTACTGGGTGGTGATCGGTATCGACCCGAAGCCTCGGCAGGTGGAGCCGCTGACCAAGCTGGCCATGGTGTTCGGCTCGCTGCCGTTCCACGCCTTCTTCGGGATCGCGCTGATGAGCATGACCACGGTGCTCGGCGGCTGGTTCTACCGCGGCCTCGGACTCGGCTGGAACGGTGACCTGCTCGGCGATCAACGCACCGGCGGCAGCCTGGCGTGGGCGAGTGGCGAGGTGCCGCTGGTGGTGGTGATGCTCGCGCTGCTCATCCAATGGTCGCGCAGCGACAAGCGATTGGCGCAACGCACCGATCGAGCCGCCGACCGCGACCACGACGCGGACCTCGCCGCGCACAACGCGATGTTCGCCGAACTGGCCAAACGTGATCGGGGAACACAGAAGTCGGCGGGCGATCCGGCACAACCGTGA
- a CDS encoding DUF4345 family protein, whose amino-acid sequence MSVVSIVLIALVALFFAAMGVFGLLRPSQLVDPLGLLADRADARAEVRAVYGGFGIAIAVILGLAAADVGDLRFGACVAVAAALGGMAFGRVWSSVVESPSAFYPVWFYLVLEVILAAMLVLAVALDP is encoded by the coding sequence GTGTCGGTCGTATCGATCGTGTTGATTGCCTTGGTGGCGTTGTTCTTCGCTGCCATGGGCGTTTTCGGGCTCTTACGGCCCAGCCAACTGGTCGACCCGCTCGGGCTGCTCGCCGACCGCGCGGACGCCCGCGCCGAGGTGCGGGCCGTCTACGGCGGCTTCGGCATCGCCATCGCGGTGATCCTCGGGTTGGCCGCCGCAGATGTCGGTGACCTCAGATTCGGTGCGTGCGTGGCGGTGGCCGCCGCGCTCGGCGGGATGGCGTTCGGCCGAGTGTGGTCGTCCGTCGTCGAAAGCCCGTCCGCCTTCTACCCCGTTTGGTTCTACCTGGTGCTAGAGGTGATCTTGGCCGCGATGCTCGTACTCGCCGTCGCGCTGGACCCTTAG
- a CDS encoding polyprenyl synthetase family protein translates to MTAVPSCVRFQVGGQPSRTDAPELDAGALLDAARQQVEPLLRAAVDGLAAPLRRMAGYHFGWWDVEGRPTGSTQGKGLRAAVTFASARAWGADAAVAAPAAAAVELLHNFTLIHDDVMDGDQLRRGRATVWRVWGVGDAVLLGDALHALSTRVLIGSPDRVVVRAVALLASTALDLCAGQHFDCACEHGGGVDVADYLLMASGKTGALLGAACALGGLYAGADDATVAALETYGRETGIAFQIIDDLLGIWGDAAITGKTPGNDLARRKRTLPIVAALESDHPAAAELAGLYFDDRVLSKAELVRAAELVEQAGGMTAARQLAEQHRLAAMAALPSFMDLSELSILGSTAVDRNR, encoded by the coding sequence ATGACCGCGGTGCCGTCGTGTGTGCGTTTTCAGGTGGGCGGGCAGCCTTCTCGGACTGACGCACCGGAATTGGATGCGGGCGCGCTCCTCGACGCCGCACGCCAACAGGTCGAGCCGCTGTTGCGTGCGGCAGTAGACGGGCTAGCGGCCCCGCTGCGACGAATGGCCGGATATCACTTCGGGTGGTGGGATGTCGAGGGCCGTCCTACCGGCTCGACCCAGGGGAAGGGGTTGCGTGCCGCGGTGACTTTCGCCTCGGCGCGAGCGTGGGGGGCCGATGCCGCGGTGGCGGCGCCGGCTGCGGCAGCGGTGGAGCTGCTGCACAATTTCACGCTGATTCATGACGATGTGATGGATGGCGACCAGCTGCGTCGTGGCCGGGCGACGGTGTGGCGCGTATGGGGTGTCGGTGACGCCGTGCTTCTGGGTGATGCGTTGCATGCCTTGTCGACTCGCGTCCTCATCGGCAGTCCGGACCGTGTGGTGGTCCGAGCGGTTGCGCTGCTGGCCTCGACGGCCCTGGACCTGTGCGCGGGTCAACATTTCGACTGCGCCTGCGAGCACGGCGGTGGGGTCGATGTCGCCGACTACCTGCTGATGGCGTCCGGCAAGACCGGCGCGCTGCTCGGGGCCGCGTGTGCGCTGGGCGGGTTGTACGCCGGGGCCGACGATGCCACCGTGGCGGCGTTGGAAACCTATGGCCGGGAGACAGGCATCGCATTCCAAATCATCGACGACCTGCTGGGCATCTGGGGCGATGCGGCAATTACCGGAAAAACACCTGGCAACGATCTCGCTCGGCGAAAACGAACCCTTCCGATTGTCGCGGCGCTCGAATCGGACCATCCCGCGGCAGCCGAGCTGGCAGGTCTGTATTTCGATGACCGAGTGCTGAGCAAGGCCGAATTGGTTCGTGCTGCCGAGTTGGTCGAGCAAGCGGGCGGAATGACTGCGGCACGGCAACTGGCCGAGCAGCATCGACTCGCGGCCATGGCGGCACTGCCCAGTTTTATGGACCTGTCCGAGCTGAGCATTCTTGGTTCGACGGCTGTCGACCGCAACCGATAA
- a CDS encoding cytochrome P450, which yields MRAVFSRHRELPNGGLENQAIPTVPGALPMVGHSLALLRDPLAFISALPAYGDVTTVRIGSLPMVMVCDPLLTRQVLLEDSTYDKGGPVMDKAAEVIGDGLITCPHSRHRRQRRLCQPAFRPDRLPEFGAVFASAAKEMASSWQDDQVVDVDRELMAMTAGTAVLTMFAHTLPEPEQLIADLVTVVEGAFRRMITPRFLNHFALLGNRRFDQANKRLRSAVADAVGRRRADDADHSDLLAFLQEAVDSTEHPGSSDRLTDIELVDQITTFFGAGTETTASTVAWALHLLARHPEIQDRLHQEIQDVLAGEPMTFERLTDMEMASHVINETLRLYPPAWLLTRTVTKETLLGGFQLPAGTTLAYSPYVIHRRPDLYDDPDRFDPQRWRHTKPDRTAFIPFAAGARKCIGDRVAVTQATMALITIVGQWRLTPLSDQALEPAVKATLTPRHLRLRVTARRSL from the coding sequence ATGCGAGCAGTATTCAGCCGGCACCGAGAACTGCCGAACGGCGGTTTGGAAAATCAGGCGATTCCGACTGTTCCGGGAGCGCTGCCGATGGTCGGGCATTCGTTAGCGCTGCTGCGGGACCCGTTGGCGTTCATCTCGGCACTTCCCGCATACGGCGATGTGACGACGGTGCGAATCGGGTCCCTTCCGATGGTGATGGTGTGCGATCCGCTGCTCACCCGGCAGGTTCTGTTGGAGGACAGCACCTACGACAAGGGCGGACCGGTCATGGACAAAGCTGCCGAGGTGATCGGTGATGGTTTGATCACCTGCCCGCACAGCAGGCATCGACGGCAGCGTCGGCTGTGCCAGCCGGCGTTTCGTCCGGACCGGCTCCCCGAATTCGGCGCGGTGTTCGCGTCCGCGGCGAAAGAAATGGCGAGTTCCTGGCAGGACGACCAAGTCGTCGATGTCGACAGAGAATTGATGGCAATGACAGCAGGCACGGCCGTGCTGACAATGTTCGCCCACACCCTGCCGGAGCCGGAACAGCTCATCGCCGACTTGGTCACGGTGGTGGAGGGAGCGTTCCGGCGAATGATCACACCCCGGTTCCTCAACCACTTCGCGTTGCTGGGAAACCGGCGCTTCGACCAGGCCAACAAGCGGTTGCGGAGTGCGGTAGCCGACGCCGTCGGCAGACGTCGTGCGGACGACGCCGACCACAGCGATCTACTGGCTTTCCTGCAGGAGGCCGTCGACTCCACGGAACACCCGGGCAGCAGCGATCGGCTGACGGATATCGAATTGGTCGACCAGATCACCACCTTCTTCGGCGCCGGGACGGAGACGACCGCGAGCACAGTGGCCTGGGCTCTGCACCTGCTTGCCCGCCACCCCGAAATTCAGGACCGGCTTCATCAGGAAATCCAAGACGTCCTGGCCGGTGAACCGATGACTTTCGAGCGGCTGACCGATATGGAAATGGCAAGTCATGTCATCAACGAAACTCTCCGGCTTTATCCACCGGCCTGGCTGCTCACCCGCACGGTCACGAAGGAGACTTTGCTGGGCGGCTTCCAGCTTCCGGCCGGGACCACGCTGGCCTACAGTCCCTACGTCATTCACCGTCGACCGGATTTGTACGACGATCCCGATCGTTTCGACCCGCAGCGCTGGCGGCACACCAAGCCTGATCGAACGGCCTTCATTCCATTCGCTGCCGGAGCCCGCAAATGTATCGGCGATCGCGTTGCCGTCACCCAGGCGACGATGGCATTGATCACTATTGTCGGCCAGTGGCGCCTGACGCCGCTTTCGGATCAAGCTCTCGAGCCTGCTGTCAAGGCGACCTTGACCCCCCGCCACCTCCGCCTCCGGGTTACTGCGCGCCGATCCCTGTAA
- a CDS encoding serine/threonine dehydratase — protein MVFPEHDHIDRVHRSDVRAARKRLAGRTRKTPVFHTSVAGPDGPVPVTMKLEYLQYGGTFKVRGSLNALLAAPDCAEQVVIASGGNAGIAAALAAAQLGKSCTVVVPESAPHTKVAAMWSHGAEVLWHGTTYTEALDYATELAVERKALRLHAYDLAAVVAGAGVVGLELEEQVRGRPPVLAAVGGGGLIAGIAAAIGRRQQIIGVEPEGIPTLHAALAANRPVEIAVSSIVAESLGATRIGDIAMDVARRHEIRSLLVTDDAITTARDYLWREFRIVVELAGAVALAAVQSGVYVPAPGERPVIVLCGANTDLAAL, from the coding sequence ATGGTCTTCCCCGAGCACGACCACATCGACCGTGTGCACCGATCCGATGTGCGGGCCGCGCGCAAGCGGCTGGCCGGACGCACCCGTAAGACCCCGGTCTTCCACACCTCCGTCGCCGGGCCGGACGGCCCGGTGCCGGTCACGATGAAGCTCGAATACCTCCAGTACGGAGGCACTTTCAAGGTTCGCGGCAGCCTCAACGCGTTGCTGGCGGCACCGGACTGCGCCGAGCAGGTGGTGATCGCCTCGGGCGGGAACGCGGGCATCGCCGCCGCCTTGGCCGCCGCGCAGCTCGGAAAGTCTTGCACCGTCGTCGTTCCCGAGTCGGCGCCGCACACCAAGGTCGCCGCGATGTGGTCGCACGGCGCCGAAGTGCTCTGGCATGGCACGACTTACACCGAGGCGCTCGACTACGCCACCGAACTGGCGGTGGAACGCAAGGCATTGCGTCTGCATGCTTACGACCTGGCCGCGGTCGTCGCCGGAGCCGGCGTGGTCGGGTTGGAACTCGAGGAGCAGGTGCGCGGACGGCCGCCGGTGCTGGCCGCGGTCGGCGGCGGCGGACTGATCGCGGGCATCGCGGCCGCGATCGGCCGGCGCCAGCAGATCATCGGCGTCGAACCGGAAGGCATTCCCACCTTGCATGCCGCGCTGGCGGCGAACCGGCCGGTCGAGATAGCGGTGTCCAGTATCGTGGCGGAATCGTTGGGCGCCACCAGGATCGGCGATATCGCGATGGACGTGGCGCGCCGGCACGAGATCCGTTCGCTGCTGGTCACCGACGACGCGATCACCACCGCGCGGGACTATCTGTGGCGTGAGTTCCGGATCGTGGTCGAACTGGCTGGCGCGGTTGCGCTGGCGGCCGTACAGAGCGGGGTGTACGTTCCGGCTCCTGGGGAGCGGCCCGTTATCGTGCTGTGCGGGGCGAATACGGATCTCGCGGCGCTCTAG
- a CDS encoding agmatine deiminase family protein codes for MARLRFDYSANPWWKWRYTWWLAPELAAFYPAMTELRPPATAAAMARWLHRWRLLPPDVDVEAAAGEIARSAVPILDIPSAAPPSEHGAPLRLPAEWEPVERVLVAWPYLFPGLWPFHRNLVRAIAATTPVTVIVPTPLFAAAVALQLPGQPVDYAVARLDDIWIRDYGPLVGVDDAGRRVAVDTRYRPPPAIFTGYDDSFPGRWAGANKLGWRHLPLRLDGGNLWSDGRGTILTTSLLFRRNRFRGRARVHELLSESFAVRNIIELPPLAGEFTGHVDLIAKPADGETVLATEPGRGVNRARRQRIIEILRRAGYRVVELPYLPAYLNWQVPVWRSYTNALTSNGTVFLPLFDVAEADRAAVRAYQRAMPDHDIVGVPARVPAGSGGTIHCLTLQIPAPSAR; via the coding sequence ATGGCACGTCTTCGTTTCGATTACTCGGCCAATCCATGGTGGAAGTGGCGCTACACCTGGTGGCTGGCCCCGGAACTCGCCGCGTTCTATCCCGCGATGACCGAACTGCGACCACCGGCGACGGCCGCGGCGATGGCTCGGTGGCTGCATCGGTGGCGGTTGCTACCGCCGGATGTCGATGTCGAGGCTGCGGCCGGCGAGATCGCCCGGTCCGCGGTCCCGATTCTCGACATACCTTCCGCCGCACCGCCTTCGGAGCACGGCGCGCCGTTGCGGTTACCTGCCGAGTGGGAGCCGGTGGAGCGGGTGCTGGTGGCGTGGCCCTACCTGTTTCCGGGGTTGTGGCCGTTTCATCGAAATCTGGTCCGCGCGATCGCGGCGACCACCCCCGTGACGGTGATCGTGCCTACCCCGCTGTTCGCCGCTGCCGTCGCGCTGCAGCTGCCCGGGCAACCTGTCGACTACGCGGTCGCACGGCTCGACGATATCTGGATCCGCGACTACGGCCCGCTCGTCGGGGTGGACGACGCCGGTCGACGGGTCGCGGTGGACACCCGCTATCGGCCCCCGCCCGCCATATTCACCGGATACGACGACAGCTTCCCGGGCCGCTGGGCAGGCGCGAACAAGCTGGGCTGGCGTCACCTGCCACTGCGGCTCGACGGCGGCAATCTCTGGTCCGACGGCCGAGGCACAATACTCACCACTTCACTGCTGTTCCGCCGCAACCGCTTCCGCGGTCGTGCCCGGGTACACGAGTTGCTGAGCGAGAGCTTCGCAGTGCGCAACATCATCGAATTGCCGCCCCTGGCCGGCGAATTCACCGGCCACGTCGACCTGATCGCCAAACCCGCCGATGGCGAAACAGTGCTGGCCACCGAGCCCGGCCGCGGCGTCAATCGTGCTCGCCGCCAACGAATTATCGAGATACTCCGACGCGCCGGTTACCGCGTCGTCGAACTGCCTTATCTACCGGCGTATCTGAACTGGCAAGTGCCGGTGTGGCGTTCCTACACCAACGCTCTCACCAGCAACGGTACGGTTTTCCTGCCCTTGTTCGACGTAGCGGAGGCAGATCGAGCCGCGGTACGCGCCTACCAGCGGGCCATGCCCGATCACGACATCGTCGGCGTGCCCGCCCGAGTCCCCGCCGGCTCCGGCGGCACCATCCACTGCCTCACCCTGCAAATACCCGCACCGAGCGCGCGCTGA
- a CDS encoding cytochrome P450 translates to MSEVRSEARQYPMARGRCPFDPPPELGRRQREEPVSKVRIWDDGEPWLFTRYADIRALLADPRVSADSARDGYPAQSPGIKAGPERAKLFITMDNPEHAAQRSLLTADFTVRKIERLRPRIQQIVDDLIDDLLAGPKPADLVEAFALPVPSLVICELLGVPYADRAFFHRVSKVLTARYTPVAESLATMETLLDYLGGLVRDKLADPGDDLLSRLATEHISAGAVTVAEAASMGLLLLVAGHETTANMIALGTAALLEHPDQLAAVRDGDDALVANAVEELLRYLTISHSGRRRVALEDMEVGGQRIRQGDGLITADSVANRDPARFPDPDRLDVTREARHHLAFGYGIHQCLGQALARVELQVAYRTLYRRIPTLRLAVALDEVEFKDDMVVYGVHELPVTW, encoded by the coding sequence ATGTCGGAAGTTCGGTCCGAAGCACGCCAGTACCCGATGGCCCGCGGGCGCTGCCCGTTCGACCCGCCACCCGAGCTCGGCCGCAGGCAGCGGGAGGAGCCGGTGTCCAAGGTGCGGATCTGGGACGACGGCGAGCCGTGGCTGTTCACCCGGTACGCGGACATTCGCGCGCTGCTGGCCGATCCGCGCGTCAGCGCCGATTCGGCCCGGGACGGGTACCCGGCGCAGTCGCCGGGGATCAAGGCCGGTCCCGAGCGGGCGAAATTGTTCATCACCATGGACAACCCGGAACATGCCGCGCAGCGCAGCCTGCTCACCGCCGACTTCACCGTGCGGAAGATAGAACGGTTGCGGCCGCGGATCCAGCAGATCGTCGATGACTTGATCGACGATCTGCTCGCTGGCCCGAAACCGGCCGACCTGGTGGAGGCGTTCGCACTTCCGGTGCCCTCGCTGGTGATCTGTGAACTGCTCGGCGTGCCGTATGCCGACCGGGCCTTCTTCCACCGGGTGAGCAAGGTGCTGACCGCGAGGTATACGCCCGTGGCCGAATCACTCGCCACGATGGAGACACTGCTCGACTACCTCGGCGGACTGGTACGGGACAAGCTCGCCGACCCCGGCGACGACCTGCTGAGTCGGCTTGCGACAGAACACATCTCCGCCGGCGCGGTGACGGTCGCGGAGGCGGCGTCGATGGGGCTGCTGCTGCTGGTAGCCGGACACGAGACGACGGCCAACATGATCGCCCTCGGCACCGCCGCGCTGCTGGAGCATCCGGATCAGCTCGCCGCCGTCCGCGACGGTGACGACGCGCTGGTGGCGAACGCGGTCGAGGAGCTGCTGCGCTACCTCACCATCTCGCACAGCGGACGACGGCGCGTGGCACTGGAGGATATGGAGGTCGGCGGGCAGCGGATCCGCCAGGGCGACGGGCTGATCACCGCGGACAGCGTGGCCAACCGCGATCCGGCGCGGTTCCCCGACCCCGACCGGCTCGACGTGACCCGCGAGGCGCGCCACCACCTCGCGTTCGGCTACGGCATCCACCAGTGCCTCGGCCAGGCGCTCGCGCGGGTCGAACTGCAGGTGGCCTACCGCACGCTCTACCGGCGGATCCCGACGCTACGGCTCGCGGTCGCGCTGGACGAGGTCGAGTTCAAAGACGACATGGTCGTGTACGGGGTGCACGAACTCCCGGTGACGTGGTGA
- a CDS encoding PucR family transcriptional regulator: protein MNARGTRQRLADRLRAELPEVARSMARAVLSTVPEYRKLPSDLLEAELTHNAEAGLDLFLRAASELRAPNPAELAAALDNAIRRAAEGVPIEAVLIAQHRAIASGWDAVARLAIRPSERNQLLAAVPHLLATVAAIDVRIASRYLRERQKLRWEQQQRRRVLAQAMLSGAPVGHLIERSGIELADQYRAVVFHVAEPTGPGRPRPESVLSHLRAEIEAVSRHALSRLERDGATTLFPAAVTETRLTGLVARLATVTGRRVVAGAAAHTELDGIAAAAETATELARLAAVLHRPTGVYCIDDLALHYQLTRPGPARRWLAELLTPLATYPHLIEVLDACTTYDFDRLAAAECLVVHRNTINYRLHRIAELTGYDPTDPDSAQLFAAAVLVRRLEALASRQV from the coding sequence ATGAACGCACGCGGCACCCGCCAACGACTCGCCGACCGGTTGCGCGCAGAGCTGCCGGAGGTCGCCCGGTCGATGGCGCGGGCGGTGCTCAGCACCGTTCCGGAATACCGGAAGCTGCCGAGTGACCTGCTCGAAGCGGAGCTGACCCACAACGCGGAGGCGGGACTCGACCTATTCCTCCGCGCGGCAAGTGAATTGCGCGCACCCAACCCAGCGGAACTGGCTGCGGCACTGGACAACGCGATTCGCCGTGCGGCGGAGGGTGTCCCGATCGAAGCGGTGCTCATCGCACAGCATCGCGCGATCGCGAGCGGCTGGGACGCGGTGGCGCGCTTGGCGATACGGCCGTCCGAGCGCAACCAACTGCTCGCCGCCGTACCGCATCTGCTGGCCACGGTCGCGGCGATCGATGTCCGGATTGCGAGCAGGTATCTGCGCGAACGCCAGAAACTTCGGTGGGAGCAGCAGCAACGCCGGCGGGTGCTCGCGCAGGCCATGCTGTCCGGCGCGCCGGTGGGCCATCTGATCGAACGCTCGGGGATCGAGCTGGCCGATCAGTATCGGGCGGTCGTATTCCATGTGGCCGAGCCGACCGGCCCCGGGCGGCCACGACCTGAATCGGTGCTGTCCCACCTCCGTGCCGAGATCGAGGCGGTCTCGCGCCACGCGTTGAGCAGGCTCGAACGCGACGGTGCTACAACGCTTTTCCCCGCCGCCGTGACCGAAACACGGCTCACCGGGCTCGTCGCGCGACTGGCGACCGTGACCGGTCGTCGCGTCGTGGCGGGAGCCGCGGCCCACACCGAGCTGGACGGGATAGCCGCCGCGGCCGAGACGGCAACCGAGCTCGCACGCTTGGCTGCCGTGCTCCACCGGCCTACCGGCGTCTATTGCATCGATGACCTCGCGTTGCACTACCAACTGACCCGGCCGGGCCCTGCTCGCCGCTGGCTGGCCGAGTTGCTCACGCCGCTCGCCACCTACCCGCACCTCATCGAGGTTCTCGATGCCTGCACGACCTATGACTTCGATCGGCTCGCCGCCGCTGAATGCCTTGTGGTGCACCGCAATACGATCAACTATCGGCTTCACCGAATTGCCGAACTGACCGGCTATGATCCGACCGATCCCGACAGCGCCCAACTCTTCGCGGCCGCCGTGCTCGTCCGCCGGCTCGAGGCATTGGCATCACGCCAGGTGTGA